A genome region from Camarhynchus parvulus chromosome 15, STF_HiC, whole genome shotgun sequence includes the following:
- the CHCHD10 gene encoding coiled-coil-helix-coiled-coil-helix domain-containing protein 10, mitochondrial — MPAAQPAQPGLMAQMASTAAGVAVGSAVGHVVGSAITGVFSGGSSEPAKAAAPAQEPPAVLQQSPYGPCHYEMKQFLECATNQRDLTLCEGFNEALKQCKYSNGVSSLL; from the exons ATGCCCGCGGCGCAGCCGGCGCAGCCCGGGCTGATGGCGCAGATGGCGAGCACGGCGGCCGGCGTGGCCGTGGGTTCCGCCGTGGGACACGTCGTGGGCAGCGCCATCACCGGCGTCTTCAGCGGCGGCTCCTCCGAGCCCGCCAAGGCGGCGGCGCCCGCCCAG GAGCCCCCGGCCGTGCTGCAGCAGTCGCCGTACGGACCGTGCCACTATGAGATGAAGCAGTTCCTGGAGTGCGCCACCAACCAGCGAGACCTGACCCTGTGCGAGGGCTTCAACGAGGCTCTGAAGCAGTGCAAGTACAGCAACG GTGTTTCTTCTCTCCTGTGA